One window of Novosphingobium sp. P6W genomic DNA carries:
- a CDS encoding EAL domain-containing protein has protein sequence MTITGLRGKRRAALSGADSGAVPDDREGAPAPATVAEPSSPPAVAPAAFGGISRFRARPDVNDVLHYFTSSRWALMGPTLLVCALMMGIVSEVMPDLISALCIAAATALCAPASLYARLERRILHDGWQRYPLMALAVVLPMGLFGFGAARWTNLHSGLDWDVTVNVYVIVVLMATALLENRLTSIIGATIGLWGGGSIYAGSPASFGLLAVGGTIGLILAVNQARVAASQSQVHSEREREQRRAEQLLHEYEQTGQGWFWETDRLGKITYVSERIATLLGKGVGDLEGRPFTGLFMLEAQGQQSERTLVFHLNTRSSFQDLDVRAASVGEDERWWSISGRPVLDQFNNFMGFRGSGTDLTEKRRSQQHVTQLARFDSLTKLANRFQMAEWLEKILTSPRIETRACAVFLLDLDRFKQVNDTMGHPAGDSLLKQVAERLGGTVGDRGRVGRLGGDEFQVVLHGAQQREGLAHLARRIIENISQPYSIDGARVTIGASVGIALCPDDGTTSEALIRNADLALYAAKGNGRGRHHFYDEDLHSDARERQQLEEDLRDAIASGSLELHYQPQVRTTTERITGFEALLRWKHPVHGYLSPAKFIPVAEETGLVAQIGEWALRTACRDLAGWPEEVRVAVNVSPLQFANPALPAIVTSAIAAAGINPARLELEITESVFLGEDKSTESMFAALKGIGVRLALDDFGTGYSSLGYLKKAPFDKIKIDQSFVRGATVPGSRNGAIISSIVSLAEALGMETTAEGVETLDELDLVRVLGCSHVQGFIYARPITCEAATAKLSESLVAVAQGPRSARAPRQTMLRKVMLEHGSHNYQGTIRNISLSGAMIEGLWNVPEGTVFGVHLSEGYVMMAKARWCKEDRIGVEFAQALDVDGNGAVLFTPARHRRERSEQSQLRRTA, from the coding sequence ATGACGATTACGGGCTTGCGTGGAAAACGACGGGCGGCACTCTCGGGTGCCGATAGCGGGGCTGTGCCCGATGACCGCGAAGGGGCGCCCGCGCCTGCGACAGTGGCGGAGCCTTCCTCTCCACCGGCGGTAGCTCCGGCTGCATTCGGCGGAATTTCGCGCTTTCGTGCCCGTCCCGATGTCAACGATGTCCTGCATTACTTCACATCATCGCGCTGGGCGTTGATGGGGCCGACGCTGCTGGTCTGCGCCCTGATGATGGGAATCGTCTCGGAGGTGATGCCGGATCTGATCTCGGCACTGTGCATCGCGGCGGCGACGGCGCTGTGCGCGCCGGCATCGCTTTATGCCAGGCTGGAGCGTCGAATCCTGCATGACGGCTGGCAACGCTATCCGCTGATGGCGCTGGCTGTCGTCCTGCCGATGGGATTGTTCGGGTTTGGCGCCGCGCGCTGGACCAACCTTCACTCAGGTCTGGACTGGGATGTGACGGTCAATGTCTACGTCATCGTCGTGCTGATGGCGACGGCATTGCTGGAGAATCGTCTGACATCGATCATCGGCGCGACCATCGGCTTGTGGGGCGGCGGTTCGATCTATGCTGGGTCGCCGGCTTCGTTCGGCCTGCTCGCGGTGGGCGGCACGATCGGCCTGATCCTCGCAGTCAACCAGGCCCGCGTTGCGGCCTCGCAATCACAGGTCCACTCCGAGCGCGAGCGCGAACAGCGCCGCGCCGAGCAATTGCTCCACGAATATGAGCAAACCGGGCAGGGCTGGTTCTGGGAAACCGACCGCCTGGGCAAGATCACGTATGTATCCGAGCGAATCGCCACGTTGCTGGGCAAGGGCGTGGGCGACCTCGAAGGGCGGCCGTTCACCGGCCTGTTCATGCTGGAAGCGCAGGGCCAGCAGAGCGAGCGCACGCTGGTCTTCCACCTCAACACCCGCTCCTCGTTCCAGGACCTGGACGTGCGCGCGGCAAGCGTGGGCGAGGATGAGCGCTGGTGGTCCATTTCCGGGCGGCCGGTGCTCGACCAGTTCAACAATTTCATGGGTTTTCGAGGGTCGGGGACCGATCTCACCGAAAAGCGCCGGTCACAGCAGCATGTGACGCAGTTGGCGCGATTCGATTCGCTGACCAAGTTGGCCAATCGCTTCCAGATGGCCGAGTGGCTGGAGAAGATCCTCACCAGCCCGCGGATCGAGACGCGCGCCTGCGCGGTATTCCTGCTCGACCTCGACCGCTTCAAGCAGGTCAACGACACGATGGGCCATCCGGCGGGCGATTCGCTGCTCAAGCAGGTGGCGGAGCGCCTTGGCGGCACCGTGGGCGACCGGGGGCGTGTGGGCCGTCTGGGCGGCGATGAATTCCAGGTCGTCCTGCACGGCGCCCAGCAGCGCGAGGGCCTTGCCCACCTTGCGCGCCGGATCATCGAGAACATTTCTCAGCCCTATTCCATCGACGGCGCGCGGGTGACCATCGGTGCCTCGGTCGGCATTGCGCTGTGCCCGGATGACGGCACCACTTCCGAAGCGCTGATCCGCAACGCCGACCTTGCGCTCTATGCCGCGAAGGGCAACGGGCGCGGGCGGCATCATTTCTACGACGAGGACCTGCACTCCGACGCGCGTGAACGCCAGCAGCTCGAGGAAGACTTGCGCGACGCGATCGCCAGTGGCTCGCTGGAACTGCATTATCAGCCGCAGGTGCGCACCACGACCGAGCGGATCACCGGTTTCGAGGCGCTGCTGCGCTGGAAGCATCCGGTCCACGGTTACCTTTCGCCCGCCAAGTTCATACCGGTGGCGGAGGAGACCGGCCTCGTTGCGCAGATCGGCGAATGGGCGCTGCGTACCGCTTGCCGCGACCTTGCCGGCTGGCCCGAGGAAGTGCGCGTGGCGGTCAATGTCTCGCCCTTGCAGTTCGCCAATCCGGCGCTGCCCGCTATCGTCACCAGCGCCATCGCTGCTGCGGGAATCAACCCTGCGCGGCTGGAACTGGAGATCACCGAAAGCGTGTTTCTGGGTGAGGACAAGTCGACCGAATCGATGTTCGCCGCGCTCAAGGGAATTGGCGTGCGTCTGGCGCTCGACGATTTCGGGACGGGCTATTCTTCGCTCGGCTATCTGAAAAAGGCGCCGTTCGACAAGATCAAGATCGACCAGAGCTTCGTGCGCGGCGCCACCGTGCCGGGCAGCCGCAACGGTGCGATCATCTCCTCGATCGTCAGCCTGGCCGAGGCGCTGGGCATGGAAACCACCGCCGAGGGCGTCGAGACGCTGGACGAGCTGGATCTGGTGCGTGTGCTGGGGTGCAGCCATGTCCAGGGCTTCATCTATGCCCGCCCGATCACTTGCGAGGCGGCGACGGCGAAACTCTCGGAAAGCCTCGTCGCCGTGGCGCAGGGGCCGCGATCGGCCCGGGCGCCGCGTCAGACGATGCTGCGCAAGGTCATGCTGGAGCATGGATCGCACAACTATCAAGGCACCATCCGCAATATCTCGCTGTCGGGCGCGATGATCGAGGGGCTGTGGAATGTGCCCGAGGGGACGGTTTTCGGCGTCCATCTCTCGGAAGGGTATGTGATGATGGCCAAGGCCCGCTGGTGCAAGGAAGACCGCATCGGCGTGGAGTTCGCGCAGGCGCTGGACGTCGACGGGAACGGCGCGGTGCTGTTCACCCCGGCCCGGCATAGGCGTGAGCGCAGTGAACAGTCGCAGCTTCGCCGCACCGCCTGA